The Paracoccus sp. MC1862 genome includes a window with the following:
- a CDS encoding SDR family NAD(P)-dependent oxidoreductase, with the protein MLEKVLITGGAGFIGRFVADELLRRGHQVRVLDALIPQVHGEGAGRPDALNKDAEFIQGDVRDKDAVARALKGVDSVVHLAAEVGVGQSMYEVERYTSTNDVGTAVLFEKLIDNPVRRVVTASSMSIYGEGLYRDANGQMVEDAEREGIRDGLKQWDPTDAQGRPLTPVATPEWKRPNLASIYALNKFVQERTTHIMSAPYGIEGVCLRLFNVFGPGQALSNPYTGVLAIFASRYLNGQAPMIFEDGEQRRDFVHVSDVARAFAEALSLPQAAGGTFNIGSGHDRSVTEVAQELGRAMGRNDLEPLIIGKARIGDIRHCFCDTTLAAETLGFRADTDFREGLAELAEWVASQTAVDNVEKMRAELDKRGLVA; encoded by the coding sequence GTGTTGGAAAAGGTTCTGATCACCGGCGGCGCAGGGTTCATTGGCCGCTTCGTCGCGGATGAACTGCTGCGGCGCGGCCACCAGGTCCGCGTGCTGGACGCCCTGATCCCGCAGGTCCATGGCGAGGGCGCAGGACGCCCCGATGCGCTGAACAAGGACGCCGAGTTCATCCAGGGCGACGTGCGCGACAAGGACGCCGTGGCCCGTGCGCTGAAGGGCGTGGACAGCGTTGTGCACCTCGCGGCCGAGGTTGGCGTCGGCCAGTCGATGTATGAGGTCGAGCGGTATACCTCGACCAACGACGTCGGCACCGCAGTCCTGTTCGAGAAACTGATCGACAACCCCGTGCGGCGTGTGGTCACCGCGTCGTCGATGTCGATCTACGGCGAGGGGCTTTACCGCGACGCCAACGGCCAGATGGTGGAAGACGCCGAGCGCGAGGGCATTCGCGACGGCCTGAAGCAATGGGACCCGACCGACGCGCAGGGCCGTCCCTTGACACCTGTGGCCACCCCGGAATGGAAGCGCCCGAACCTCGCCTCGATCTATGCGCTGAACAAGTTCGTGCAGGAACGCACGACCCACATCATGTCCGCTCCCTACGGGATCGAGGGCGTGTGCCTGCGGCTGTTCAACGTCTTCGGCCCCGGACAGGCGCTGTCGAACCCCTATACGGGCGTCCTCGCGATCTTCGCCTCGCGCTATCTGAACGGCCAGGCGCCGATGATCTTCGAGGATGGCGAGCAGCGCCGCGACTTCGTCCATGTGTCCGATGTCGCCCGCGCCTTCGCCGAGGCGCTGTCGCTGCCCCAAGCGGCGGGCGGCACCTTCAACATCGGCTCGGGCCACGACCGTTCCGTGACCGAGGTCGCGCAGGAACTGGGCCGCGCGATGGGCCGCAACGACCTGGAACCGCTGATCATCGGCAAGGCCCGCATCGGCGACATCCGCCACTGCTTCTGCGACACAACGTTGGCCGCCGAGACGCTGGGCTTCCGCGCCGACACCGACTTCCGCGAAGGCTTGGCGGAACTGGCCGAATGGGTCGCGAGCCAGACCGCCGTGGACAATGTCGAAAAGATGCGCGCCGAACTCGACAAGCGCGGGCTGGTGGCGTGA
- a CDS encoding SDR family NAD(P)-dependent oxidoreductase: protein MTGRTDPAADPRPVLVTGGAGFIGSNLADRLASDGHRVIVYDAMSRPGVERNLSWLQSRHGDRIEHIQSDIRDGARMAAGAREAKAVFHLAAQVAVTTSMVEPVEDMTINLIGTVNLLEALRAKGDGTPLIFASTNKVYGDLADLDFALEGAAYQPTDSDVRASGIGEVRPLDFHTPYGCSKGAADQYVLDYARSYGVPTCVLRMSCIYGQRQMGTEDQGWVAHFLIRALKGQQITLYGDGCQVRDILDVSNAVEAYLAAWDRIEEVSGRVFNLGGGPQNAVSLRQLLEFVGRIIDRPVDIHFSDWRAGDQRYFVADTRAAEKALGLSPKVDWQEGVTRLAQWLAAEGGINLPVGSPLDRRDALAQSA, encoded by the coding sequence GTGACGGGGCGGACCGATCCCGCCGCCGATCCGCGCCCGGTGCTGGTCACCGGAGGGGCGGGCTTCATCGGCTCGAACCTCGCGGACCGGCTGGCGTCGGACGGGCACCGGGTCATCGTCTATGACGCGATGAGCCGGCCGGGGGTGGAACGCAACCTGTCCTGGCTGCAGAGCCGCCATGGCGACCGGATCGAGCATATTCAGTCCGACATCCGCGACGGTGCCCGCATGGCGGCGGGGGCGCGCGAGGCGAAGGCGGTCTTCCACCTCGCCGCCCAGGTCGCTGTGACCACCAGCATGGTGGAACCCGTCGAGGACATGACGATCAACCTGATCGGCACCGTCAACCTGCTGGAGGCCCTGCGCGCCAAGGGTGACGGCACGCCGCTGATCTTCGCCTCGACCAACAAGGTCTATGGCGACCTCGCCGACCTCGACTTCGCGCTGGAGGGCGCAGCCTACCAGCCCACCGACAGCGACGTCCGCGCCTCTGGCATCGGCGAGGTCCGCCCGCTGGACTTCCACACGCCCTATGGCTGTTCCAAGGGCGCGGCGGACCAGTATGTGCTGGACTATGCCCGCAGCTACGGCGTGCCCACCTGCGTGTTGCGGATGTCCTGCATCTATGGCCAGCGCCAGATGGGGACCGAGGATCAGGGCTGGGTCGCCCATTTCCTGATCCGCGCGCTCAAGGGTCAGCAGATCACCCTTTACGGGGACGGCTGCCAGGTCCGCGACATCCTCGACGTGTCGAACGCCGTGGAAGCCTATCTCGCCGCGTGGGACCGGATCGAGGAAGTTTCGGGCCGCGTCTTCAACCTCGGCGGGGGCCCGCAGAACGCGGTCAGCCTGCGGCAGCTTCTGGAGTTCGTGGGCCGGATCATCGACCGGCCCGTGGACATCCATTTTTCCGACTGGCGCGCGGGCGACCAGCGTTATTTCGTCGCCGACACCCGCGCGGCGGAAAAGGCGCTGGGCCTGTCGCCCAAGGTGGACTGGCAGGAGGGCGTGACCCGGCTCGCGCAATGGCTCGCGGCCGAGGGCGGGATCAACCTGCCCGTGGGCAGCCCTCTGGACCGGCGCGACGCGCTGGCGCAGTCGGCATGA
- a CDS encoding glycosyltransferase family 4 protein, giving the protein MSTDAVGGVWQYSLELASALDAEVVLAVLGPMADTDQRAAAEVAVVRLVDTGLPLDWLSDGPAPVLAAADAIARLACEMGADVVHLNTPALAAARFAQPVVAVNHGCLGTWWDAARGGPVEPALAWLPELVGQGLRAADRVVAPTRAYAEATACRYGLTVTPTAVHNGRTQLALPTIPQGDFSGAGSLPVMPKAGPGRETSMPTGGKTGLHGRTPLRSLSGARPAHGAPCLPLGAPHPFHGALTIGRLWDEVKDTATLDAAAALLDAPFIAIGATRAPHGATVTPAHLQATGPLPADQIAHWLSRRPVFVSAARFEPFGLAVLEAAQAGCPLVLSNIPTFRELWDGAATFVSPGDAAGFTKAIAALLSDPARHAALGQAARQRAARYTPAAMAAEMSGIYRDLLSAKDKAA; this is encoded by the coding sequence ATGAGCACCGACGCGGTCGGCGGCGTCTGGCAGTATTCGCTGGAACTGGCCTCGGCGCTGGACGCCGAGGTCGTGCTGGCTGTCCTCGGCCCTATGGCGGATACGGACCAGCGCGCGGCAGCCGAGGTCGCGGTCGTGCGGCTGGTGGACACCGGCCTGCCGCTCGACTGGCTCAGCGACGGCCCCGCGCCGGTGCTGGCGGCGGCTGACGCCATCGCGCGGCTCGCCTGCGAGATGGGCGCGGATGTGGTGCACCTGAACACGCCCGCGCTGGCCGCGGCGCGTTTTGCCCAGCCGGTCGTTGCGGTGAACCACGGCTGCCTCGGCACCTGGTGGGACGCCGCGCGCGGCGGTCCCGTGGAGCCGGCGCTGGCCTGGCTGCCGGAACTGGTGGGCCAAGGCCTGCGCGCGGCGGATCGGGTGGTCGCCCCGACTCGCGCCTATGCCGAGGCGACCGCCTGCCGCTATGGCCTGACCGTGACGCCGACGGCCGTCCACAACGGCCGCACGCAACTGGCTCTGCCGACGATACCGCAGGGCGATTTCAGCGGCGCAGGGTCCTTGCCGGTGATGCCGAAGGCTGGACCCGGTCGTGAAACGTCCATGCCGACGGGGGGCAAAACCGGTTTGCACGGCCGCACCCCCCTGCGCTCCTTGTCCGGCGCTCGGCCTGCCCATGGCGCGCCGTGCCTGCCCCTCGGCGCCCCCCATCCTTTCCACGGCGCGCTGACGATCGGGCGGCTGTGGGACGAGGTGAAGGATACGGCCACCCTCGACGCCGCCGCCGCGCTGCTGGACGCGCCCTTCATCGCCATCGGCGCCACCCGTGCGCCGCATGGCGCGACGGTGACGCCCGCGCATCTGCAAGCCACCGGTCCCCTGCCCGCCGACCAGATCGCCCATTGGCTTTCACGCCGCCCGGTCTTTGTCAGCGCCGCCCGGTTCGAGCCCTTCGGCCTTGCCGTGCTGGAAGCTGCGCAGGCGGGCTGCCCGCTGGTGCTGTCCAACATCCCGACGTTTCGCGAACTCTGGGACGGTGCCGCCACCTTCGTCAGCCCCGGTGACGCCGCAGGCTTCACCAAGGCCATCGCCGCGCTGCTGTCCGATCCCGCGCGCCATGCGGCGCTTGGTCAGGCCGCCCGGCAGCGTGCCGCCCGCTACACCCCCGCCGCGATGGCCGCAGAGATGTCCGGCATCTACCGCGACCTCCTTTCGGCCAAGGACAAAGCCGCATGA
- a CDS encoding glycosyltransferase, translating to MKIVYFTHSLQSCWNHGNAHFLRGVLRDLAALGHHVHALEPEGAWSLDNLLRDHGQEGLEPFRRNYPELTVETYDPAADPVELAGNADLVIVHEWNNPSLAATLGKARKGGARFRLLFHDTHHRAVSDPDAIRAFDLSGFDGVLAFGETLSEVYRRWGWGDRVWTWHEAADTRLFHPPAEETGREGLVWIGNWGDGERTEELESFLFRPARDANLPLDIYGVRYPAEALATLDRYGVRYHGWAPNAAAPGIFSRHMATVHVPRRFYTTMLPGIPTIRVFEALACGIPLVSAPWQDSENLFHPGRDFLFAQDGAKMTAHLRDLSNDPALRASLVAHGLDTIRARHTCAHRARELLSIAAMLGLNHGASAA from the coding sequence ATGAAGATCGTCTATTTCACCCATTCGCTGCAAAGCTGCTGGAACCACGGCAACGCCCATTTCCTGCGCGGCGTGCTGCGGGACCTGGCTGCGCTTGGCCACCATGTCCACGCGCTGGAGCCGGAGGGCGCCTGGAGCCTCGACAACCTTTTGCGCGACCACGGGCAGGAGGGGCTGGAGCCCTTCCGCCGGAACTATCCCGAACTGACGGTCGAGACCTACGATCCCGCCGCCGATCCGGTGGAACTGGCGGGCAACGCCGATCTGGTGATCGTCCATGAATGGAACAATCCCTCGCTGGCGGCAACGCTCGGCAAGGCCCGCAAGGGCGGCGCCCGGTTCAGGCTGCTGTTCCACGACACCCATCACCGCGCGGTCAGCGACCCGGATGCGATCCGCGCCTTCGACCTGTCCGGCTTCGACGGCGTGCTGGCCTTTGGGGAAACGTTGTCCGAAGTCTATCGCCGCTGGGGTTGGGGCGACCGCGTCTGGACATGGCACGAGGCCGCCGACACAAGGCTGTTCCACCCGCCGGCTGAGGAAACCGGACGAGAGGGCCTTGTCTGGATCGGCAACTGGGGCGATGGCGAGCGGACCGAGGAACTGGAAAGCTTCCTGTTCCGCCCCGCGCGGGACGCAAACCTTCCGCTCGACATTTACGGCGTCCGCTATCCGGCCGAAGCCTTGGCGACGCTGGACCGCTACGGCGTCCGCTATCACGGCTGGGCACCGAATGCCGCAGCGCCGGGGATCTTCTCGCGCCACATGGCGACAGTCCACGTGCCGCGCCGCTTCTACACTACGATGCTGCCCGGCATCCCCACCATCCGCGTCTTCGAGGCGCTGGCCTGCGGCATCCCCCTTGTCTCGGCCCCGTGGCAGGACAGCGAAAACCTGTTCCATCCCGGCCGAGACTTCCTGTTCGCCCAAGACGGCGCGAAAATGACCGCCCATCTGCGCGATCTCTCGAACGACCCTGCCCTGCGCGCTTCGCTTGTGGCGCATGGACTGGATACCATCCGCGCCCGCCACACCTGCGCCCATCGCGCGCGGGAACTCCTCTCCATCGCCGCGATGCTCGGCCTCAACCACGGAGCCTCTGCGGCATGA
- a CDS encoding glycosyltransferase has product MKIAFYGSSLLSSYWNGAATYYRGILGELARRGYGITFYEPDAFDRQKHRDIDPPDWCRSVVYPATEDAMRGVLAEAGDADIVVKANGVGVFDRELLEGVIAQARPGALKIFWDVDAAATLDEMRADDSHPVRRALPGLDMVLTYGGGPPVVEAYRGFGAKLCEPVYNALDPATHHPAPADPRFASDLAFLGNRLPDREARVEEFLLKPAAMLPERSFLIGGNGWETKEMPGNVRHLGHVYTTEHNAFNCTPLAVLNVARDSMANVGFSPATRVFEAAGAAACLITDAWEGIELFLTPNSEVLVARDGQDVADHLATLTPERAKDIGQAALARVKAEHSYALRGAQVDALFKAHARQPEEARA; this is encoded by the coding sequence ATGAAGATCGCATTCTACGGATCAAGCCTGCTGTCGTCCTACTGGAACGGTGCGGCCACCTATTACCGCGGCATCCTCGGGGAACTCGCCAGGCGCGGCTACGGGATCACCTTCTACGAGCCCGACGCCTTCGACCGCCAGAAGCACCGCGACATCGACCCGCCGGACTGGTGCCGCTCGGTCGTCTATCCGGCGACCGAGGACGCCATGCGCGGCGTGCTGGCCGAGGCAGGGGACGCTGACATCGTGGTCAAGGCCAACGGCGTCGGCGTCTTCGACCGCGAGCTGCTGGAGGGCGTGATCGCCCAGGCCCGCCCCGGCGCCCTGAAAATCTTCTGGGACGTGGACGCCGCCGCCACGCTGGACGAGATGCGCGCCGACGACAGCCATCCCGTGCGCCGCGCGCTGCCCGGCCTCGACATGGTGCTGACCTATGGCGGCGGCCCGCCGGTGGTGGAGGCCTATCGCGGCTTCGGCGCGAAGCTCTGTGAGCCGGTCTACAACGCGCTCGACCCCGCCACGCACCACCCTGCGCCCGCCGATCCGCGCTTCGCCTCGGACCTCGCCTTTCTCGGCAACCGCCTGCCGGATCGAGAGGCGCGGGTGGAAGAGTTCCTCCTCAAGCCCGCCGCGATGCTGCCCGAACGCAGCTTTCTTATCGGAGGAAACGGCTGGGAAACCAAAGAGATGCCCGGCAACGTCCGCCATCTGGGCCACGTCTATACGACCGAGCACAACGCCTTCAACTGCACGCCTCTGGCCGTCCTGAACGTCGCCCGCGACAGCATGGCGAACGTGGGCTTTTCCCCCGCCACCCGCGTCTTCGAGGCGGCGGGCGCGGCCGCCTGCCTCATCACCGACGCCTGGGAAGGGATCGAGCTGTTCCTGACCCCGAACTCCGAGGTGCTGGTCGCCCGCGACGGGCAGGACGTGGCCGACCATCTCGCCACCCTCACGCCCGAGCGCGCGAAGGACATCGGCCAGGCCGCGCTGGCGCGGGTCAAGGCCGAACACAGCTATGCCCTGCGCGGCGCTCAGGTGGACGCGCTGTTCAAGGCCCATGCGCGGCAACCCGAGGAGGCGCGGGCATGA
- a CDS encoding glycosyltransferase: MKLVVLGLSLSSSWGNGHATTFRALLKSFARRGHEVLFLERDVPWYASQRDLTDPDWCRLEFYAHLAGLDRWRDEIAAADAVIVGSYVPEGVEVSRHVQSRARGTTAFYDIDTPVTLAKLERGDHEYLSPEVIPGFDVYLSFTGGPTLRHIERHYRASMARALYCSVDLDLYGLREVPKRWDLSYLGTYSDDRQPTLERLLLDPARHRPDLRFVVAGPQYPATIEWPENVERIEHCPPADHAAFYSASRFALNVTRADMIRAGWSPSVRLFEAGACATPIISDKWDGIETLFRPGSEIVLADGAACVLTALDGDAGAMGRAARARIEDAHSSDHRAAELEAHLAEAAAHKAAARHVETAEG, from the coding sequence ATGAAGCTGGTCGTCCTTGGCCTGTCGCTGTCGTCCTCTTGGGGGAACGGCCATGCGACCACCTTCCGGGCGCTGCTCAAGTCCTTCGCCCGCCGAGGGCACGAGGTGCTGTTCCTTGAGCGCGATGTGCCCTGGTATGCCAGCCAGCGCGATCTGACCGACCCCGACTGGTGCCGGCTGGAGTTCTACGCGCACCTTGCCGGGCTCGACCGCTGGCGGGACGAGATCGCGGCGGCGGATGCCGTCATCGTCGGCTCCTACGTCCCCGAGGGTGTCGAGGTCTCGCGCCACGTCCAGTCGCGGGCACGCGGCACGACGGCTTTCTACGACATCGACACGCCGGTCACGCTGGCGAAGCTGGAACGGGGCGACCACGAGTATCTCTCGCCCGAGGTCATCCCCGGCTTCGACGTCTATCTTTCCTTTACCGGCGGCCCGACCCTGCGGCATATCGAACGGCATTACCGCGCGTCCATGGCGCGGGCGCTCTATTGCTCGGTGGACCTGGATCTCTACGGCCTGCGCGAGGTGCCCAAGCGCTGGGATCTCTCCTACCTCGGCACCTACAGCGACGATCGCCAGCCCACACTGGAGCGGCTGCTGCTGGACCCCGCCCGCCACCGGCCTGACCTGCGCTTTGTCGTGGCAGGGCCGCAGTATCCCGCGACCATCGAATGGCCGGAAAACGTCGAGCGGATCGAGCATTGCCCGCCCGCCGACCATGCCGCCTTCTATTCGGCCAGCCGCTTCGCCCTGAACGTGACGCGGGCCGACATGATCCGCGCGGGCTGGTCGCCCTCGGTCCGGCTGTTCGAGGCGGGCGCCTGCGCCACGCCCATCATCTCGGACAAGTGGGACGGGATCGAGACGCTGTTCCGTCCGGGGTCCGAGATCGTGCTGGCCGACGGCGCTGCCTGCGTGCTGACCGCGCTGGACGGCGACGCCGGGGCCATGGGCCGGGCGGCGCGAGCGCGGATCGAGGATGCGCATTCGTCCGACCACCGGGCGGCGGAACTGGAAGCGCATCTGGCCGAGGCGGCGGCTCACAAGGCCGCAGCCCGGCACGTCGAAACAGCGGAGGGATGA
- a CDS encoding UDP-glucuronic acid decarboxylase family protein produces MRKTDLNSPRSTVRPLALNVVAGGAGFIGSHLCRALLDRGESVLCLDNLQTSRPSNLRALEGQPGFRFIRHDIGQPMPAEVLRMAPRISRVWNLACAASPPLYQRDPEHTMLTNVVGTNNLLHFAEAAKARFLLTSTSEVYGDPEIHPQAEDYRGHVSCTGPRACYDEGKRAAEALTFDYGRAGRVQVRVARIFNTYGPNMDPDDGRVVSNLICQALRGNELTIYGDGSQTRSFCYVSDMVAGLITLMDAEVDGMEPVNLGNPHEMTVNELLRHVLELTGTSAPVAYRPLPVDDPRRRRPDISRAGALLGWAPRVPLTEGLEATCAWFAEELVVEPAAEVAG; encoded by the coding sequence ATGAGGAAGACCGACCTGAACAGTCCGCGCTCGACCGTGCGGCCGCTGGCGCTGAACGTCGTCGCGGGCGGGGCGGGCTTCATCGGATCGCATCTCTGCCGTGCGCTGCTGGACCGGGGGGAATCGGTGCTGTGCCTCGACAACCTGCAGACATCGCGGCCCTCGAACCTGCGCGCGCTGGAAGGGCAGCCCGGCTTCCGCTTCATCCGCCACGACATCGGCCAGCCCATGCCGGCCGAGGTGCTGCGGATGGCCCCGCGCATCAGCCGCGTCTGGAATCTCGCCTGCGCGGCCTCGCCGCCGCTGTATCAGCGCGACCCGGAGCATACGATGCTGACCAACGTGGTCGGCACCAACAACCTGCTGCACTTTGCCGAAGCGGCAAAGGCGCGGTTCCTTCTGACCTCGACCAGCGAGGTTTATGGCGACCCCGAGATCCATCCGCAGGCCGAGGACTACCGCGGCCATGTCAGTTGCACCGGCCCCCGCGCCTGCTACGATGAGGGCAAGCGCGCCGCCGAGGCGCTGACCTTCGATTACGGCCGCGCGGGCCGGGTGCAGGTGCGCGTCGCGCGGATCTTCAACACCTACGGGCCGAACATGGACCCAGACGACGGGCGCGTGGTGTCGAACCTGATCTGCCAGGCGCTGCGCGGGAACGAACTGACGATCTATGGCGACGGCAGCCAGACCCGCAGCTTCTGCTATGTCTCGGACATGGTCGCGGGCCTGATCACCCTGATGGACGCCGAGGTCGACGGGATGGAGCCGGTGAACCTCGGCAACCCTCACGAGATGACGGTGAACGAACTGCTGCGCCATGTGCTGGAACTGACCGGCACCAGCGCGCCGGTGGCCTATCGCCCGCTGCCGGTGGACGACCCGCGCCGCCGCCGCCCCGACATCAGCCGGGCGGGCGCGCTGCTGGGCTGGGCGCCGCGGGTGCCGCTGACCGAAGGATTGGAGGCGACCTGCGCCTGGTTCGCCGAGGAGCTCGTGGTCGAGCCGGCGGCCGAGGTCGCTGGCTGA
- a CDS encoding glycosyltransferase family 9 protein, translated as MDDPWTQAMRRGDFPAAWGMAAKTLAARDPVTRDDPSLPYHLRWVWDGRPFDGRRVLVRCYHGLGDTLMFSRFLPLLARCAARVTVEMQPHLLPLFRGFPGIDLRPFDVARPLPPQECDIEIMELPLALRASPIDAPIPQMGITPAALPSGTVALCWGAGDWDRERSVPQAMFAPLCDGPALSLMPGPSGLPVLNPDGCPLDMVLTAQLVAGSALVITVDTMIAHLAGMLGRPVWLLVRHDPDWRWPTEGTRTPWYPTMRVFRQHAPGDWEAVMADVTRALRHEPVLATGAMT; from the coding sequence ATGGACGATCCCTGGACGCAAGCGATGCGGCGCGGCGACTTTCCCGCCGCATGGGGAATGGCCGCGAAGACTCTGGCCGCCCGCGATCCGGTCACGCGCGACGACCCGAGCCTGCCCTATCACCTGCGCTGGGTCTGGGACGGGCGGCCCTTCGACGGGCGAAGGGTGCTGGTGCGCTGCTATCACGGGCTTGGCGACACGCTGATGTTCTCGCGCTTCCTGCCGCTGCTGGCACGCTGCGCCGCGCGTGTGACGGTCGAGATGCAGCCGCATCTGCTGCCCTTGTTCCGAGGTTTCCCCGGCATCGACCTGAGGCCCTTTGATGTCGCCCGCCCCCTGCCTCCGCAGGAGTGCGACATCGAGATCATGGAACTGCCGCTCGCCCTGCGGGCCTCGCCTATCGATGCGCCCATCCCGCAGATGGGGATCACGCCGGCGGCCTTGCCCTCCGGCACGGTGGCGCTGTGCTGGGGCGCGGGGGACTGGGACAGGGAACGCTCGGTCCCGCAGGCGATGTTCGCGCCGCTGTGCGATGGCCCGGCGCTGTCGCTGATGCCGGGGCCGTCGGGGCTGCCGGTACTGAATCCGGACGGATGCCCGCTGGACATGGTGCTGACCGCGCAGCTTGTCGCGGGTTCGGCGCTGGTGATCACAGTGGACACGATGATCGCGCATCTGGCGGGGATGCTGGGGCGGCCGGTCTGGCTGTTGGTCAGGCACGACCCCGACTGGCGCTGGCCGACCGAGGGCACCCGCACGCCCTGGTATCCGACGATGCGCGTCTTCCGCCAGCACGCGCCCGGCGACTGGGAAGCCGTGATGGCGGACGTGACACGGGCGCTGCGCCACGAGCCCGTGCTTGCGACAGGGGCGATGACATGA
- a CDS encoding DUF6165 family protein, translating to MTDFRAAPLAPVSWGELLDKITILEIKAKRIADQAARANVGRELALLEQVAAPVMAQPGIAPLLDDLRRVNAALWRIEDDIRAKEAAADFGAGFIELARLVYLTNDERSAIKRRINALLRSELVEEKYHAAADME from the coding sequence ATGACCGACTTCCGTGCAGCCCCCCTCGCGCCCGTGTCCTGGGGCGAGCTTCTGGACAAGATCACCATCCTCGAAATCAAGGCCAAGCGGATTGCCGATCAGGCCGCCCGCGCCAATGTCGGGCGCGAGCTTGCGCTGCTGGAACAAGTCGCCGCGCCGGTGATGGCGCAGCCGGGGATTGCACCGCTGCTCGATGACCTGCGCCGGGTCAACGCTGCCCTCTGGCGGATCGAGGACGACATCCGCGCCAAGGAGGCCGCCGCCGATTTCGGCGCGGGCTTCATTGAACTCGCGCGCTTGGTCTATCTGACGAACGACGAACGCTCGGCCATCAAGCGGCGGATCAATGCCCTGCTGCGCTCGGAACTGGTCGAGGAAAAATACCACGCCGCCGCCGACATGGAGTAA
- a CDS encoding GNAT family N-acetyltransferase: protein MQITLATPDDIETLFDIRTSIEQNHQSREELSRLGVTPDSLAGMLRTRSRAWLAHVEGNAVGFSMADSARATVFALFVRPGHERRGIGRRLMAEAETWLFRQGWDQIWLATGSDESLRAWGFYRHLGWVPAGVLDDRQVRFVKRRVTPGSS, encoded by the coding sequence ATGCAGATCACCCTTGCCACGCCCGACGACATCGAAACACTGTTCGACATCCGCACCAGCATCGAGCAAAATCACCAGTCGCGCGAGGAACTCAGCCGTCTGGGGGTGACGCCCGACAGCCTTGCCGGGATGCTGCGCACCCGCAGCCGGGCCTGGCTGGCTCATGTGGAGGGCAACGCCGTGGGCTTCTCGATGGCGGATTCAGCGCGGGCGACCGTCTTCGCGCTGTTCGTGCGCCCGGGCCATGAACGACGCGGCATCGGCCGCCGGCTGATGGCCGAGGCGGAAACTTGGCTGTTCCGGCAGGGCTGGGATCAGATCTGGCTTGCGACCGGCAGCGACGAAAGCCTGCGGGCCTGGGGCTTCTATCGCCACCTCGGATGGGTGCCGGCGGGCGTGCTGGACGACAGGCAGGTGCGCTTCGTCAAGCGTCGGGTCACGCCCGGCTCCAGTTGA
- a CDS encoding DUF2243 domain-containing protein encodes MTDRRWIWAGATLGFALGGFFDGILLHQILQWHHLLSLVPGITDIRMQVMWDGIFHALMYVIAAVGLGALWRAQRRDAPVSRGVILGALLMGFGLWHVIDTFLSHWFLGIHRIRDNSPNPLAWDLLWLVVFGLVPLVIGWRMLRGGGGAAPARAVVTGLALLTLGAGAWSLRVPPDMPLTAIVFRPSVDAAQAAAILDDAGARVVWADPEMSVVLVDVPRDRRWSFYGKGAMLVSGSGVPAGCFNWSRA; translated from the coding sequence ATGACCGACAGGCGGTGGATATGGGCGGGGGCGACCCTTGGCTTTGCGCTGGGCGGGTTCTTCGATGGCATCCTGCTGCACCAGATCCTGCAGTGGCACCATCTTCTCAGCCTCGTGCCCGGCATCACCGACATCCGCATGCAGGTGATGTGGGACGGCATCTTCCACGCACTGATGTATGTGATCGCGGCGGTGGGACTTGGGGCCTTGTGGCGGGCGCAGCGGCGGGATGCGCCCGTGTCGCGCGGCGTGATCCTGGGCGCGCTGCTGATGGGCTTCGGGCTCTGGCACGTCATCGACACTTTCCTGTCGCACTGGTTCCTCGGCATCCACCGGATCAGGGACAACAGCCCCAACCCGCTGGCCTGGGATCTGCTGTGGCTGGTCGTCTTCGGGCTGGTTCCGCTGGTGATCGGATGGCGGATGCTGCGCGGCGGCGGCGGAGCGGCGCCCGCGCGGGCGGTGGTGACGGGGCTGGCGCTGCTGACCCTGGGCGCGGGCGCATGGTCGCTGCGGGTGCCGCCGGACATGCCGCTGACGGCGATCGTCTTCCGCCCCTCGGTCGATGCGGCGCAGGCCGCGGCCATCCTTGACGATGCAGGTGCGCGGGTGGTCTGGGCTGACCCGGAAATGTCGGTGGTGCTGGTCGATGTCCCGCGCGACCGGCGCTGGAGCTTCTACGGCAAGGGCGCGATGCTGGTCAGCGGCTCGGGCGTCCCCGCCGGCTGCTTCAACTGGAGCCGGGCGTGA